Within the Alphaproteobacteria bacterium genome, the region ATGAGTGCGGAATTGTTTAATCAGGAGGCTACTTATGAGCTTCTTTTTAATTTACATATAGATTTTCAAGATTTTACAGAAGCAAATTTTTTTAAGGGATTACGTAAGAGTTATAAATCACTGGTTAACTGGGGAAGGAAAAATCTAGTTGTGGATGTGGTAAATGCTCAAAATTATTCATACGATAAATTTATGAAATTTAAAGAATTTCATGCCTTAATATCTGGACGACAAACAAGATCCGACGAGAGTTGGGATATCCAAGCAGGGCTTTCTCAGAATGGGGGAGGAGAACTCATTCTAGCCTATTTAAATGATGAGCTTGTTGCAGGATCTTTCTTTTTAGATGAATTCAAAAGATCGAGATATTTTAATGGAGTGTATCAAAGAGACTTATTTCACCTGGGGATAGCACACTATCCTGTTTATATGGGTATAGTGCGTTCTCAGATGAGAAATCCTCATGGATATTGTCACTTAGGATCGATCATGTCAGATAACGATGACAACAAACTAAAAAATATTGAGTTTTTCAAGAAAGGTTTTTGTCCTCGTTTAACACCTTCTATTGTTTGGAGGCTGTCATGTCAAAGTTGAGTGGGAAGAACATCCTAATTTTCCAACAGCGTCAATGGGGCTTTACAATAGGGGCATCCTTAGCCAAAAAATTTCAAGAGGAACAAAATCATTTATTTGCGATAACTATGAAAAACACGGCTTTTGAATATGTAACGACTCAAAAAGATGTGAAGTATGAGAAAATCTTTAACTACGATGATATTATTTATACGCCGTTATCTTATGAAGTTCCAAAAGATTTAACGTTGGAGACTATCTGTAAGGGATTGGGAATTGCTACCGTATGGCCGCTTGTTAGTTGTGTGCGAAAGCTTACAAAAAATTATGGAGAGAAATTTTATTATAGTTTTAGAAAGCGTGCCTCCGATGAATACATTATTGCATACATCAAGTCTGTTTATACTTTTTTGAAGGACATTTTAATTAATAATAAAATTGACTTAGTTATTATGCCTGTCCACGCTTCTTTTGTTCACGTGGTTGCAAATTTACTCTGTAAACAGAACAACATAAAAATTGTTTCTGTCACAGATTCAAAAGTTGAAGGTGTCTTCTTGTTTGCGAATGATACATTTTTTCGAGAAGGGGAGTTCTTTAATGTTTTAGAGAGAGAGCAACACTTTCATCTGGAAAAAGTAGAGCAACACTTAAAAAAAGAAAAAAAGAAGAATGAAAAGGAATTTATAAAACTTAAAAGAGAATATTCTTCTGTGGGTGATTTTTTTTTAAAAGAAATGAAGTTCTTCTATTCATTAATCTTATTGCTTAAAAAGTTTGCATTTAACTATACGAAAGCAGTAAATACGCTTGGCCCAGATATAGATTTCCCTACACCCTATACGATGGTGAGAGATCATTTTGTTTATAAATATCAGAGGTGGAAAACGCGTAAATATACAGGCTATTCAGAATTTAATGATAATAAGAAGTATGTATACTTTCCTCTCCAATTTCAGCCAGAAGCACAGATAGACTTATTTTCGCCATATTTTAATAACCAAATTGAAACGGCTAGGCTGGTTGCTCAATCTTTACCTGGTAGTTTGTGTTTAGTCGTTAAAGAACACCCAGCTATGATCGGCTATAGAGGTGTGAGCTATTACGAAAAGCTTTTGGGCTTACCAAACGTAAAATTAATTAGACCGGACTATAATGGTCATTATCTTATTTCAAAAGCTGAAATGATTATTGCGCCTGTTAGCACGACTATTTTTGAAGGGGCAGTTTTCAACAAACCTGTTATCCAGCTAGGAAATTATGGTCTAACGGAAAAATTACCAGATGTACACGTCCACACAGATTTAACCTCCTTACCTCAGAAGATATTAGATGTCTTAGAGAAAGGGTTCGACACGAAGTCTCACGAATCACATCTTAAAAAATGGATAGGGGCGGTATATGAGACAGGCTTCGAACTTGACTATACAAAACTGTGGTACGATCAAGATAGTCGTCAGGAGTTGTTTGATGAGTATTGGGAGCATCTTAAAAAGGAAGTCTGTCTTTAGGCCTATTTTTATAATATGCGAAAAGAATACACAAAATTTTTCAGGAAAATAAATTTAAAGTCCTGCCGTTACGTGGTTTTGACTCCTACTAGTGAGTTGGAGGGCACCAAAGAAATAGACTTATATGTCTGCAGGGAAGATAAAAGATTATTTTTGGAAACTCTTTCAAAGGCTGGTTGGTTGCAAAGAGCAGATAAAAGTCATCTGCCTAATCATCATTTTTATTCCCAGGTATTAGGACCGGATATTCTTACTTTGGATGTTAAATATGATCTGTCTTTCATACATGGGAAACGTAAGTACCAATATATTAATGAGAAATTATGTATAAAAAATAGAGAATTGGAACCTTCCTATAAGTTATTTGTACCCGCAATCCGGGATCAATTTTTGTTATTTTTAGCTCATGTTGCTTACATTGAAAGAGGTTTCTTAGAAAACAGACATGTTGAAAAATTAAAGGAATATTTAAACGTATTGAGCTCCATAAGGGAAAAAGATGAGTTAAAAACTTTAGTAGAAAAAATAAGTAAATTTTGTATTCCCAAAATAGATTTAGAGACCTTTTCTGGCGCGATAAGACCAACAATCAATTCATTCTTTAGTTTCAAAGAGCAGTCTGCATGCTCATTTGGGCGCATTTTTTTTCCTAGAAAATTTATTTATGTGCTTTTTTTAGGAACAGATGGGAGTGGAAAGTCAACGACTATTGCCTCTTTGTGTTCCTACATGAACTGCAAAACATCTTGCATGTATATGGGTGAGAAAAACTGGGCACTTCCATTTGTAGGAGCCTTTTTTTCTAACTCTTCTTCTAGAGTTTGCAATATTCTGTACAGGTATTTTTTATACCCTTTAGATTTGCTTTTAAGGAGACTTGTCCTCTGGAAAAATAACCCAGGGAGAAGGCTGATTCTTATTGATAGATTTCCTGGATTTCCTTTTTTTGATGTGGAGAAGAAGGGTTTTTTAGGAGTTTTGCTGAACTTTATATATAAGTTAGTTCTACCTTCCCCTGAGATGGTAGTGTTCCTACATGGTGATGCAGAGGAAATTTCTCAAAGGCAGCAGGAGGAATCTGTTAATTTTACCAAAAGGAATCAGGATAAATTTTTGGCTGTGGCGAAACACATTGGTAAAAAGAAGCTCGTAGTGGCTAATACAACTGAAAATTCTAGTAAGGAAGTTGTTGATATTGTAGCAAAAAATATTTTTGAGGATACAAGTTTTATTAAAAATTGCTTTAGGCCGATTTCCTTTAGGCAATATAAATGATACAAAATAAATACAAAATTTCGTTATCGCATGGAAGTAACACACTCATTTTCTCAAGTGGAAAAGCTGTGTGTAAAATGCCATATAAATTCAATAGTGCTAAAAACCTGCGGATCGAACACAAAAAAACAATTTTAGCTTCTCAAGATCATTTTTTTGCTTCCTATGTGAATCCAGCGAGTCTGAAGCTTGGGGGTGCTTTAAAGTCATGTCAACTGTTTGCCCCCACGGCTGAGGAAATTCAGAAACTGAGAAGTTCGATTCTACAAAGATCCGAGGAACAGACTCCTTCTTTGCCTTTTTATAAAACTTTCTCTGATAATTTTATAGCGTTTTTAGGACAGTTTGGCAGCACTTTTGTCGAAAAATTAATGGCAACGAATATTCCTGTATCTTCTATTCATGGAGATTTACATATAGAAAATATTTTTTCTAAGGATAATGAGACAAAGATTATAGATTGGAGGAACTACTCACAAGAATTTTGGAATAGCTACGATTGTGTTCACTTCGAACTTATGGGGTATATTTATAACAGCAACGTGAACAGTTGGTTCCAAGCTGTGCAGGAATTCCATGGAGAACGGCTCCTTACAAAAAATTCGAGGGTTTTATACGCTGTCTCGAGATGTTTCTTTGAGTATGATGCAGATGTAGTTCTTGGAAGGTTAACTTCCAAGAGAAAAGAGAAATATGCGGAGATTTTACGTTGGTGTGAGCATAATGGACTCTAGTTTTGCAGCTATTTTGAACTATCACGAGATAAAGTGTGAAAAGGTGTTTAATTTTCAAATACAAAACCTTACAAGGATAGGGCGTTTTTCTAACATTTCCTCTATACTAGAGAGGAAAGAGGAGACCTTCGGAGATAATCAACGCCCTGATTTATTACTTACTTTTGATGATGGATACGATTCACAGTATGAGGTTGCCCAGAACATTCTTTCCCAGCAAGAAATACCAGCAATCTTCTTTATCGTCACAAATTGGGTTGGTAGAAAAGGTTATATGACATGGCAACAGCTACGAGAGCTAGTAGAATATAGGCAATTTTCTATTGGATCCCATACGGTGAACCATCCAAACTTAATAAACCTGAGTGATAAAGATTTAGATCATGAGCTTTCTTACTCTAAGTCTACTATCGAAGATAAGTTGGGAACATCTTGTGGTTTATTCGCAATCCCATTTGGAAAAAAAACCAAGCATTATACTTCGGCGGTCTTAGAAAAAATAGGAGCCTACTATCCAATATGTTTTGCAAATAATAGGGGCTACTATCATAACTCTTCTAAGAATCATTTAGAAATTCCACGTATTGTTCCTCCAGACACGAAGTTTAGTTATTTGTTTCAAAAGCTTGTGCTTAATCAAGATTTAACTTTTGCCGATAAGTTTCTTTTGAGACTATTTTAGGAGTAAGCCCTTGTTTTCTGTAATTATTCCCACGTGTGATCGTTTTATTTCTCTAAGAAATGCAGTGGAATCTGTAACAAGGCAAACATACGAAGTGAGTGAAATTATTATTGTAAATAATGGGCGTGAAAAAATTGATAAGGAAAATTTTTCTCTTATCAAAAAATATTCTGAAAAATTGAAAATTATTAATATTGAACCATACGTCGGAGTATCAAAAGCGCGTAATTGTGGTGCAAATATAGCTTCAGGAAAATACCTAGCCTTTTTAGATGACGACGATCAATGGCCTGAGAATTACATAGAAATAGCAAATGACCATATTTCTGATGTGGATAGGGATTGTTTTATTAGTGATATACGAATGTACAAAAATAATAAAATAGTGGCTGAAAAAATAAATAAGTATGAAAATTTTAATAAATATAATCTATTTATAAGAAACCCCGGGTTTGGTGGAAGTAATATTATAATAAAAAAGAATGCTTTTATGTTAGTTAATGGCTATAACGAAAAACTAACAACGAGTGAAGATAAAGCCTTGTTAATAGAACTTCTAAGGGTGAAAGCCTCTCTTTTTATTGTTCCAAATAACTATATACGTGCTTCTACTGATGATAGTTTAAGTTTGACGAGAAATACTTGGCGGCAAATATCTGGTATTTTTAGATTTATCATTGTATACAGGAAAGAAATGAGCTTTGCTCATGTATATGCTAACTTGATAAAGTGCTTGAAGTTGCTCAGGAAAACCATTTAGAAACAAAGGATTATTATGCCATTAAAGAAGTTGTATG harbors:
- a CDS encoding polysaccharide deacetylase family protein, which encodes MFNFQIQNLTRIGRFSNISSILERKEETFGDNQRPDLLLTFDDGYDSQYEVAQNILSQQEIPAIFFIVTNWVGRKGYMTWQQLRELVEYRQFSIGSHTVNHPNLINLSDKDLDHELSYSKSTIEDKLGTSCGLFAIPFGKKTKHYTSAVLEKIGAYYPICFANNRGYYHNSSKNHLEIPRIVPPDTKFSYLFQKLVLNQDLTFADKFLLRLF
- a CDS encoding glycosyltransferase family 2 protein, coding for MFSVIIPTCDRFISLRNAVESVTRQTYEVSEIIIVNNGREKIDKENFSLIKKYSEKLKIINIEPYVGVSKARNCGANIASGKYLAFLDDDDQWPENYIEIANDHISDVDRDCFISDIRMYKNNKIVAEKINKYENFNKYNLFIRNPGFGGSNIIIKKNAFMLVNGYNEKLTTSEDKALLIELLRVKASLFIVPNNYIRASTDDSLSLTRNTWRQISGIFRFIIVYRKEMSFAHVYANLIKCLKLLRKTI